The Oncorhynchus mykiss isolate Arlee chromosome 17, USDA_OmykA_1.1, whole genome shotgun sequence genomic interval TGAGCCATCAATCTAGAGGCGGAGAGATTGTGGGGGGCATTTTCTAAAGTCAACCACCATTTTCACGGTTTTCTCTGTGTTGAGTTCCAGGATATTGCGACTGCACCGTGCCATTAACCGGTCGACCTCTCCATGGTACATGGACTCATCGCCTTTGGTGATGACTAGAGCTGTGTCATCTGCAAAATTGAGTAGTTTGACAAATGCGTTGTTGGAGGTGCAGTCATTGGTGTAGAGTGAGTAGAGGCGAGAGCACGCATCCTTGTGGCGCTCCAGTTGGACAGGAAGTCAGTGTCCCACTGACAGATGGAACTGGACACGTTCAGCTAGGAGTGTCTTGTAACAGTTCTGGGATGATGCTATTGAATGCTGAACTAAAATCCACAAACAAAATCACTGCATATGTCTTTGGGTTATCCAGGTGTTTGATGATGTAGCGTAGGTTCATGTTGTGTGAGGTATCCTAGCGGTTAacttgttgagtgtagggggcagtattttgatgtttggatgaaaaacgtacccaaatgaatctgcctatttctcaggcccagaatctagaatatgcagataatcagattaggatagaaaacactctaaagtttccaaaactgtctaaatattgtctgtgagtataacagaactggtattgcaggtgaaaacctgaggaaaatccaacaaggaagtgccTAAGAGAAACTAATCTCCCTGTTTCATTGCATGCCTTCCcgccatttaaagggatatcaaccagattcctttctctatggcttccacatggtgtgaacagtttttagacatagtttcaggcttttattctgaaaaatgagtgaGAATGAGCACATCGCGTTATTGGAtagctgggtgccagcagcgttttgaatgcgccaacagagtggagcagacattttctctctctctcctattgaagaagctacagtccggttgaaatattatcgattatatattgtaaaaacaacctgaggattgattataaaaaacgtttgacatgtttcaacgaactttacggatactatttggaattttcatctgccccgttatgaccgctcgagcctgtggatttctgaacataacgcgccaatcaAATgtaggtattttggatataaaaataatctttatggaacaaaaggaacatttattgtgtaactgggagtctcctgagtgcaaacatccaaagatcatcaaaggtaagcgattaattttattgcttttctgactttcgtgaccaatcttctttgctgctagctgtttgtaatgttttttctgctgagagagatgtccttacataaatgcttggtatgctttcgccgaaaagcttttttgaaatcgaaCACGCCAGGTGGactaacaacaagctaagctgtgttttgctatattgcacttgtgatttcatgaaaattaaatatttttagtaatttaatttgaatttggcactctgcaattcagcggatgatGCCggaaatgatcccgctaacgggatgggtgcgtcaagaagaTTTAACATCGcttggccagtaaccaaaaggtctctggttcatatccctgagccgactaggtgagcAAGGTGAGCAAGGCAAGTCGCTCTCGATAAGAgggtctgttaaatgactaaaatgtaaatgttgacAGCATTGTCCACAGACCTGAtaatttcttattggacaaaccCAGTTAGTTCCTCCCTGTTTCCATCTGtgttcttccgtttggtgcctaatgaacacaccccACTGTTTGTGCATCTGTGTGTCTCTTGCAGGTACGAAGGAGACTTCATTCAGGGGAAGTTCCAAGGCGCAGGCGTCTTCAGTCGTTTCGACGGGATGAAGTTCGAGGGAGAGTTCAAGAGTGGATGTGTGCAGGGATACGGTAAACAGTAGAATCTCAGCAACACTCTCTTTATACTTCTCTTATAAGGTTGAACTAAACAagttaattctctctctctctcactgttaaaTGACACAACTCACTTTGTAAAAGGAATCTGTAGCAGGGTCTTTTTCAATTATTCTGTATATTTAGAGGGGGGTTTAATGTGTAGCAGTAAGGTTAGATTTCGGTTTAAAACCTCTATGGGATCGGtggagctaacataggctaatgcgattagcattaagttgtaagtaacaagaacatttcccaggtcatagacatatctgatattggcagaaagccgaaattcttgttaatctacaacattttgaacagaaatgcaatggttcattgattcagtctaaaactttgaaaatacactgctgccatctagtggccaaaacctaaattgcgcctgggctggaaaaATAcaatatggcctttctcttgcatttcaaatatgattgtacaaaacaaatacaaaaaaatgcatgtttttttctacgtattatcttttaccagatctaatgtgttatattcttttACGAAAgaatttcacatttacacaaacttccaagtgtttcctttcaaatggtatcaaaaatatgcatatccttgcttcaggtcctgagctacaggcagttagatttgggtatgtcattttaggcaaaaattgaaaaaaatgggCGGATCCTTAAGACTTGAACTTAAACATGACCTTTGCAGGTATGCTGACGTTCGCTGACGGAGGTccggaaagagggggaggaggaggaggaggaagaggaggaggaagaggagggacgaGCCACGAGGGTCTGTTTGAGAGAGGCCAGCTGGTGGGCAGAGAGGGGTGCCAGGGCACGGTGCAGCGGGCACAGGGGGCAGCCGCCAAGGCACGGGCGCTCTCCATGTGACCTGCAGCTAGGGTGCGCTACTCAGGGAGCAATTCACTTTCATACTCACACCCTTCTTTTTCTTCATTCATTTCATTCTGTTCTCTGTCTTTACGGCTGTACTCCTctgtacacagtgtacaaaacattaagaacacctttgctctcagaacagcctcagttcttCGGGGGcctggactctacaaagtgtcgaaagcgttccacagggatgctggcccatgttgattccaaatgtaaagaccagattaaattgagaatagtctgatgggtgagaatATTATCCAGCGCTTGTCAAAtagtgaatgagagactgatgaagtgtgtgcagcctgcgtAAGAAACACAGCAGAGTGATTCCCTTTCATTCAGCTTTTTCCAAATCATCATTTGTCGCATCATACGGCCTTAGAATGTATTCAAattctaaacatatagcccaacgtttgtatcacagctaaagttgcataaataaataaatgaagcatataggaaGACCTGTtcctttgttaaccgctcaacacagaatagccgtaTGGGCGCAGTCCCTCGGAAATCGTTTggaaaaaatatcctttctattttatttagctttgttcaattgtattgttCTTCAtgtaaaataatacaaaataatgcCACGGGAATTATAAACTAATccagtctgctaaatgaactagtgtcgcccacagccatatggcatagacAGATCAGAGCCTTATCATAAGGAGAACACTTCACCTAAAATAGGCAACATTTTCTTCATGTCaacatgtttctttagacctgcctaaaatgaATAatagatttattgtgatggtgtaggctatattacgtGGATGGATTAGACTTTTATAAATGTAGATTTTCCAAAAGGTCCGCATCAGTGGCTTGTGGGCTGTGCATTGAAGCcggagatgctaaacatgtttatgcTAATCagcggtcaattaccgtgagatcGGCAGTTATCTGcatgacaatcaccagctgacgaAATgtgatgaccgccacagccctatgtacactcagtgtatattcccttctgttgtttctctctcttttctttctttatcttgatctgtgttttttttctcaccccTCTTTGTATCCACATCCTCCTCTATCCATGTCTTTCCATTCCTCTCTACGTCTATCATgtgttttcccctctggttgtGCCTGCTTGGTGCGCTACATGTCATTAGACTTTACCCTCCACATCACAGTCAACCAACGAGCTACTGAATCTGATCCAGGATCTGCTGAGCCAAAACCCACACCTCCTCCTCGTTCCTAACCATTCATTCAACATACGGTGCTACCTACCTACTGCTAAATATGTTCCCAGATCAGCTCTAACCGACATCAACCGCAACTACTCAGGAGTTGAAACTAGTGTCCAAGCAGGCAGAGACCCTATTTGGATCTGTCACATTTCCACCACGGGGTTTTACACCGGTGCTTGGCCTAAAGACTCAGACTTTACACCGATGTCCCTGTGGAAAAGCAGCATAAGAGGCCAGAGACTCAGTATTAAGAGGCCAGAGGCTCAGTATTAAAGGCCAGAATTAGAATAATTCATACTCTGTGCCACATAACATGGCTCAATCTGTTCTGGGGTCAGCTGACTGAAACGCCATTACCTTAATGCCAACCAACCATACTGTGCCAAGAGACTGGAGCAGGACCTGGAGCTGATTCCAGATCAGTGGATCTCAATAGATGCCTCACTAGGGACTGGAGTATTCCCCTGGTAGCAAGCAGGACAGAAGATTTTCCCTGATCATATGATCTGCCCAGGACACAATCTCCAGGCTTTAATTATTGTTGTCTAAGTCCCTACTGCTCCGGTCACATGATTAGGGAAAGCTCCTGTCCCTGGTTATAGCTACTGTGTTGGGAGGTTGGGAAGGACTATTGATGTGTAGGTAGTGATGATGGTAGGGGGTATTTTCATTGGGTGTTAAGGGATGGTGGCCATGTTGGGACAAATGACAAGTATGTCTGCATTAAGATGACACTAGTGCAATTTGATAAAGATATTTAGAAATGTATCTTTGGGGGTTCAATCGTCCTTAAATAAGGGTTTAGATACATAGAGGAGAATACTAAACTACTGCTGTGTCTGTCATAgggttatgggccctggtcaaatgtagtgcactatatagggaatagggtgccatggggATAAAGTCGGACAGTGGAGCACAAGTTTTGATTTGTCAACAACTTCATCACACAGAAGAAAACCACCATTACAAGAACACACAGATGAACTTCCTGTATAGCTGTTCCCTTCCTGTATCTGACAAATATGTCATCTATTTTTTACGATAAATAAGATTAAATGTTTAATGTCAGTATGTGTTTTTACAGAAAAAAAGTTTTGAACTAACTAACCTCAAGTTTTGTGAACAGTCGTGCTAGTGACTAACACACATTTCACACGTGGTTTGATGATGTGACATTGTGCCTGATAAGGGAgagttgtctgtgtgtatatgtagtgtgcagggggagggggcattaggggagagttgtctgtgtgtatatgtagtgtgcagggggagggggcattagaggagagttgtctgtgtgtatatgtagtgtgcagggggagggggcattagaggagagttgtctgtgtgtatatgtagtgtgcagggggagggggcattaggggagagttgtctgtgtgtatatgtagtgtgcagggggagggggcattagaggagagttgtctgtgtgtatatgtagtgtgcagggggagggggcattagaggagagttgtctgtgtgtatatgtagtgtgcagggggagggggcattagaggagagttgtctgtgtgtatatgtagtgtgcagggggagggggcattagaggagagttgtctgtgtgtatatgtagtgtgcagggggagggggcattagaggagagttgtctgtgtgtatatgtagtgtgcagggggagggggcattagaggagagttgtctgtgtgtatatgtagtgtgcagggggagggggcattagaggagagttgtctgtgtgtatatgtagtgtgcagggggagggggcattaggggagagttgtctgtgtgtatatgtagtgtgcagggggagggggcattagaggagagttgtctgtgtgtatatgtagtgtgcagggggagggggcattagaggagagttgtctgtgtgtatatgtagtgtgcagGGGAagggggcattagaggagagttgtctgtgtgtatatgtagtgtgcagggggagggggcattagaggagagttgtctgtgtgtatatgtagtgtgcagGGGGAGGGGGCATTAGGGGAGAGGTGTCATACCCATTGAAACTGAGGGAAGCTGTGTTTCACCTCAAACTTGCCTATTCAAGTATATATTTACAAGGTGGATTTTTATCAATATTCAATAGAAAAAAATGGGGTGCAGCTTATTtctggtgtgtggggggggggtctgtcttACACCTGTCATTCATTTATGTGGCTCTAGAGGGATTTTTACACAACTGGGCCGAACAGAGCCGatccaaaccaagctgtactgagctggccttGTTAGGCATCCACCGTTGTTGCTGTATGAAATCATGGCTCCTGCCTTAGTATCACGCTGTAATCACTGAACACCTGTTCCGTCTCCATTTGAAAATATGACACTCCAGAATGACTTATCCTTTTGAATTATGACTTATCCTTTTGAATTATGACTTATCCTTTTGAATTATGACTTATCCTTTCACTTTTGTGTATTGAATCATGAGACACATTTTAGTCTTAAAGGTTAGATGTGTCTGACAGTGTTGCTCAAGCCATTCCTGGGGGTACTGGTTTTTGTTCTAGCCCAACACTAATCATTTCTAATCCGGTTTGTTAGCGCCAGCTGCGTCACTTGAGTGTTGTTCTGGCTCAGCACCTGAATGTGCTAGTGCTGGGGTAGAACAAAAACACGCACCCCCTGAGGATCCCCTAGGAATGGATTGAGGAATACTGACAGGTGTTTGGAACTGGGGTTGAACCCTTTACAGGGTTTGCAAAACTCCATTAACGTTTCTTAAATTccaaggttttccagaaatcctggttggaggatttcGGATTTCCTGCGTATACCCTTATGATTCATGGACACATCCAATcgggatttctggaaaaacctgggaattttgggaaagttaccggTATTTTAAAACCCTTTACAAACCTGTAACCATTCTGAgaacaacctaatgtctttattacatgaccagttagttacagtaacaacctaatgtctttattacatgaccagttagttacagtaacaacctaatgtctttattacatgaccagttagttacagtaacaacctaatgtctttattacatgaccagttagttacagtaacagaacaaccctgatgtctttattacatgacccgttagttacagtaacaacctaatgtctttattacatgaccagttagttacaataacaacctaatgtctttattacatgaccagttagttacagtaacaacctaatgtctttattacatgacccgttagttacagtaacagaacaaccTAATTTCTTTATTACATAaccagttagttacagtaacaacctaatgtctttattacatgaccagttagttacagtaacaacctaatgtctttattacatgaccagttagttacagtaacaacctaatgtctttattacatgacccgttagttacagtaacagaacaacctaatgtctttattacatgaccagttagttacagtaacaacctaatgtctttattacatgaccagttagttacagtaacaacctaatgtctttattacatgacccgttagttacagtaacagaacaacctaatgtctttattacataaccagttagttacagtaacaacctaatgtctttattacatgaccagttagttacagtaacaacctaatgtctttattacatgaccagttagttacagtaacaacctaatgtctttattacatgaccagttagttacagtaacaacctaatgtctttattacataaccagttagttacagtaacaacctaatgtctttattacatgaccagttagttacagtaacaacctaatgtctttattacatgaccagttagttacagtaacaacctaatgtctttattacatgacccgttagttacagtaacaacctaatgtctttattacatgacccgttagttacagtaacagaacaacctaatgtctttattacatgaccagttagttacagtaacaacctaatgtctttattacatgaccagttagttacagtaacaacctaatgtctttattacatgaccagttagttacagtaacagaacaacctaatgtctttattacatgaccagttagttacagtaacaacctaatttctttattacatgaccagttagttacagtaacagaacaacctaatgtctttattacatgaccagttagttacagtaacaacctaatgtctttattacatgaccagttagttacagtaacagaagAAGCTCATGTCAAGGTGCTTGGTTTGGTGCAGAGGTATTTTGTTTAATCTGTGTCTGATATATTTCAATTGAGACTATATGACTGTTTACTTGACAATAGACCAGGTTCCTGGTTCTATATAGTGGAAGTCCTGAGTTGAATGTATGTTTCACTTCTCCACGTTGTATTGTAGTGATATCTCTGGGAGCTGAAACACAACGCTGTTCTCCATTGTTTTTACTGTTGTATCTTAAGTGTTGTGGTGCTGTACTAGAGACTCTTGTGTAATCCACATTTAGCAGAACTATAAAAAGTCAACACAATGCTTTCATTGCATGGACACTTACACACACCGTTTTGTCGCGCGTCGTCATAACAGACACCACGCAGACAAACTGTTGAACTATTGTCCTCATAAGTACAGAAAGTCTATTGGTCCATCATACCAGGCCCTGAGAGACTCCTGTCCGGGGGGTGTACTCCTACAACTAGCCGCCTCACGGCTCCTATGAAGCCTTGGCACCCGCAAGGCTACTTACTTACTATAGCCACCATGtctaagaaaacacacacaccgaAAACACACCAATCAAAGGGACAGAACATCTGTGTGCCTGCATTGAACCCATGGAACACTGTGCTTTGAATCCATCCATAATGACTATTACAGTTTGAGGGGTTTTTCAGGTTGGCTTGTTTGTTTATCTTTTCCCTGCTAATGAAGGAAAGAGCCAGTCAACCAGAGGCCTGGGGTCGTGTTCACTTGGCACCAAACGGCAGCAAGGGGCAGAAACGGACTAACCTGAAAAGAAAAGCTTGTTTTTGTTTCCTGTTGCAAAGTGTTTTTGCACTGTTGTGCtacagtgtgcactaatgaatttGACCCTGTTGGAGTTCAACTGTACACAGTGGGCACCACCAGTGTTATAGTGTACAGGGAGATAGTCTATTAAAGCTAATCACAAAGGCCTTCTCAGAATAGGTTTCCTGTGCTGTTGTTCTCTGTTTGGGGtcttgggagtgtgtgtgtgtgtgtgtgtgtgtgagagagatgggagaaagggaggagagcgacagagagagagatgggagatagggaggagagcgacagagagagagatgggagatatggaggagagcgacagagagagagatgggagatagggaggagagcgacagagagagatgggagatatggaggagagcgacagagagagagagatgggagatagggaggagagcgacagagagcgacagagagagatgggagatagggaggagagcgacagagagagatgggaaatagggaggagagcgacagagagagatgggagatagggaggagagcgacagagagagatgggagatagggaggagagcgacagagagagatgggagatagggaggagagcgacagagagagatgggagatagggaggagagcgacagagagagatgggagatagggaggagggcgacagagagagatgggagatagggaggagagcgacagagagagatgggtgatagggaggagagcgacagagagagatgggagatagggaggagagcgacagagagagatgggagatagggaggagagcgacagagagagatgggagatagggaggagagcgacagagagagatgggagatagggaggagagcgacagagagaaagaaacaaacaaataaatcCGGAGATAAACGTGTTGCGATTTCAGGGAAACTGAAAAACTGTGATGTCATCGGAGCCAATTGATCGTTGTGTTCTCTATGGGGAATTCAAAAGGCATATTCTACATATATGTATTTGAAGACAAAAGTATTTGGCATTAAAATGAACATTTAAGATCATTAATTAAAGAGAAAACGATTTTTGACTtgctaattacattttttttagtaGAACAAATGTTAGGAGGTGAAAAGAGCATTGATTTTAATTAAGTGTAGTTGTGTCTCTTTGTGTGGTCCTTAATAGACTGGGTTAGAAACCTCTGGATGGTATGTCAGCAAAACAcaaccaccccacacacacacacgtccctaaaccaaaatacacacatacatgcacacacacacacacacacacacacttgcatgccCTAAACCAaaagactctctctctcgctctcgctcacacacacacacacaccctaaaccaaaatacacacacgcacacaccctaaaccaaaacacacccacacactatgAGCAGTATTTTGGACTCTGATCCCATAATTCCCAGGAGTAGCTATCTGACAGTCAGCCCTACAGccatcctccttctcctctggttctctccctccctcccccttcctgacagacagccctacacccttcctccttctcctccggttctctccctcctccttcctgaCAGACAGCCCTACAGCCATCATCCTTCCCCTccggttctctctccctcccccttcctgacAGACAGCCCTACAGCCATCCTCCTTCCCCtccggttctctctctcccccttcctgacagacagccctacatacctcctccttttcctccggttctctctccctcccccttcctgacAGACAGCCCTACAGCCATCCTCATCCTTCCCctccggttctctctctctcccccttgctgaCAGACAGCCCTACAGCCATCCTCATCCTTCCCctccggttctctctctctcgcccttgcTGACAGACAGCCCtacacccctcctccttctcgttctctctctccccctcctgtcaACTAAAATAGCTTTAAGGTGTGTTTAGGTTGGACTTTAACCCCCCGCCTGTTCCGTCTCCTTGGCAACCGTTCAGAGTTCCCTTAATTTGTATCATCTGAATCCcaagtgctgcctgcctgcctgccaccatAATCATACAGCTTGTTGCCATGGCAAAATATTTAAATATTGTTTACTCTGCTTTTCGGCCGTTCACTACAGACGTCTTTACCTGACAAGTGCAGAAGTGTCAGTTGAAGGAAGAAACACGgttgtgcatgtctgtgtgcgtgtgcatgtctgtgtgcgtgtgcgtgtctgtgtgcgtgtgcatgtctgtgtgcgtgtgcatgtctgtgtgcgtgtgtgttgtctTTTGTTCCCTGACTGAAATAAATGAATCCTTCAAcactagaatgtgtgtgtgtgtgtgtgtgtgtgcatgtctgtgtgcgtgtgcatgtctgtgtgcatgtgcatgtctgtgtgcgtgtgtgttgtctTTTGTTCCCTGACTGAAATAAATGAATCCTTCAAcactagaatgtgtgtgtgtgtgtgtgtgtggggggggggggggggggggggttagtttaTTCATTTTCTTGGTGGTTATTGTTTTTTCTTCCATTGGGACAGATTTACCCCTTCAGTCTATTTCACACTTGTGTGTGTTTTAAAGAAAGCTCTTTGTTATCTTATCAGCCAAGCTTCACGGCAAGCaccctctcacacaaacacaccacacacacacccttcacagACTCCCAAAAGCTTTGAAGCGTGTTAGTGTGGAACTGCAAACCACAGATTGATAGGACCCTGCTactgcagagacacacagagaaacactgtTACCGAGCAGAGAATGGCACCAATAAACTTGACTATACGAATACAAAATCAGCCTGTGTTGCCTGGTTtaatacattaaaaaacaaaCACTGCTATGATCATTGGCTTTGAATTCTATAAAGACAATACATCTGGGAGTGATCCTCTTTTCCTGTCTGTTTCTGGTGAATCAGGCCCTAAGCATTTCCAACATGGGGGTGGAGGGCAGCGTATGTAGGATATGGATGCAGTTCCCAGTTCACACATGCACGTCTGACGGGTTCAGGGTGTTGAAGTATATCACATGAATAGAAAAAGAGAACAGCCACCTGTTGAGACGCTCGAGGACTTTTTAACGTTTCCtttcgggctcccgagtggtgcagcggtctaaggcactgcatctcagtgctagaggcatcactatagaccctggttcgatcccgggctgtatcacaaccggccgtgatcgggaatcccatagggcagcgcacaattggcccagcatcgtccgggttaggggagggttttgccggggtagaccgtcattgtaaaataagaatttattcttaactgacttccctagttaaataaaggttaaataaaaaaagtctTTAGAAggtctgaatcccaaatggcaccccaatccctatatagtgcactacttttgcatagggctcaggtcaaaagtagtgaactatgaaGAGAagagggtgccacttgggacacatATCATCCCTGAAGGAGCTGAACCTACAGACAGACTACTGTAGGTACATGTAGAGTGTAACAAAACAGTAGCCTATGGCTGAATgggaccctatttcctacatagtggactattttgaccagggcccatatgggaattgggtgtagggaatagggtgtcatttgggatgcggcGGCCTCAAGTGAAgatttaattgaggaaaataagaacaatcagaaatttatttttggtactgttgcaaagctaactaaaaagcagcattccccaagagaggatggctttaacttcagcagtaataaattaatgaacttctttgagaaaaagatcatgatcattagaaagcaaattacagactcctctttaaatctgcgtattcctccaaagctcagttgtcctgagtctgcacaactctgtcaggatctaggatcaagagagacactcaagtgttttagtactatatctcttgacacaatgatgaaaataatcattgcctttaaaccttcaagctgcatactggaccctattctaactacactactgaaagagctgcttcctgtgcttggccctcctatgttgaacataataaacgtctctctatccaccggatgtgaaccaaactcactaaaagtggcagtaataaagcctctcttgaaaaagccaaaccttgacccagaaaatataaaaaactattggcctatatcgaatcttccattcctctcaaaaatgttagaaaaagctgttgcgcagcaactcactgccttcctgaagacaaacaatgtatatgaaatgcttcagtctggttttagaccccatcatagcactgagactgcacttgtgaaagtGGTAAAAActttttaatggcgtcagaccgaggctctgcatctgtcctcgtgctcccagaccttagtgctgcttttgataccatcgatcaccacattcttttggagagattggaaacccaaattggtcaacACGGACAacttctggcctggtttagatcttatctgtcggaaagatatcagtttgtctctgtgaatggtttgtcctctgacaaatcaactgtaaatttcggtgttcctcaaggttccgttttaggacca includes:
- the LOC118936553 gene encoding MORN repeat-containing protein 4-like, yielding MTLTRGSFTYSNGEEYHGEWREGLRHGLGQLTLSDGTCYTGQFENGLFNGCGMLVFPDGSRYEGDFIQGKFQGAGVFSRFDGMKFEGEFKSGCVQGYGMLTFADGGPERGGGGGGGRGGGRGGTSHEGLFERGQLVGREGCQGTVQRAQGAAAKARALSM